The sequence below is a genomic window from Micromonospora aurantiaca ATCC 27029.
TCTCGAACTTCGCGCCGACGTCGATGCCCCGGGTCGGTTCGTCGAGGATCAGCACGTCCGGGTCGGTGAACAGCCACTTCGCCAGCACGACCTTCTGCTGGTTGCCGCCGGAGAGCTTGCCCACCACCGACATCACGGTCGGCGCCTTGATGTTCATGTCGCGCCGGCCCCGCTCGGCGACCTGGATCTCGCGGTTGCCGTCGATCCAGCCGTGCCGGGCCAGCTTGTCGAGCGCGGCGGCCGAGACGTTGCCCCGCACGTCGTCGATCAGGTTGAGGCCGTAGTGCTTGCGGTCCTCGGTGGCGTAAGCGATGCCGTTGGCGATGGCCTCGGCGACAGTGCGCGCCCGTACCTCGCGGTCCTTGACGAACAGCCGGCCCCTGATGTCCCGGCCGTACGCCCGGCCGAACACGCTCATCGCCAGCTCGGTGCGCCCGGCGCCCATCAGGCCGGCGATGCCGACGACCTCCCCGGCCCGCACGTGCAGCGAGGCCCGGTCGACGACCAGGCGGTCCTGCGTCGGGTGGCGCACCGACCAGTCCTCGATGCGCAGCACCTCGTCGCCGGGGGTCACGCTGCGGGTCGGGTAGAAGGCGGCCAGGTCGCGGCCGACCATGCCGCGGATGATCCGGTCCTGGGTGACGGCGCCGTCGGACATGTCCAGCGTCTCGACGGTACGGCCGTCGCGGATGACTGTGGTCGAGTCGGCGACGGCGGTGATCTCGCCGAGCTTGTGCGAGATCATGATGCAGGTGATCCCCTGGTCGCGCAGCCGGCGCATCAGGTCCAGCAGGTGCGCGGAGTCGACGTCGTTGAGTGCCGCTGTGGGCTCGTCGAGGATCAGCAGCCGTACCTTCTTGGACAGCGCCTTGGCGATCTCCACGAGCTGCTGCTTGCCGACGCCGAGCTGGATGACCGGGGTGACCGGGTTCTCGTGCAGCCCGACCGACCGCAGCAGCGCCGCGGCCTCCGCGTTGGTCCGGTGCCAGTCGATGAGCCCGCCGCGGCCGCGGCGCTCGTTGCCGAGGAAGATGTTCTCGGCGATCGACAGGTAGGGCACCAGCGCGAGTTCCTGGTGGATGATGACGATGCCGCGGGCCTCGCTGTCCTGGATCCCCCGGAACCCGACCGGCTCGCCGTCGAAGACGATCTGGCCGTCGTAGCTGCCCGCCGGGTAGACGCCGGACAGCACCTTCATCAGGGTCGACTTCCCGGCGCCGTTCTCACCGCAGATCGCGTGGATCTCGCCACGCCGTACGGCGAGCGAGACGTCCTGGAGCGCGGTCACGCCCGGGAAGGTCTTCGTGATGCCACGCATCTCGAGGATGTGATCGCTCATGGATATCCGTCCTGCTCGTGGTCGTGGTGTCCGGAGCGGACGGGCCCGGTGGCGCGGGCGGCCGCGGCCGCCGGGCCCGTCGCCGCGGGTCAGCCGGCCCGGCCCGCGGCGACCTCCTGCTCGGTCAGGTAGCCGGAGTCGATCAGGACGGACTTGATGTCCTCCTTGTAGACGGTCTGCACCGGCAGCAGGAACGCCGGCACGACCTTGACGCCGTTGTCGTACGCCTTGGTCTCGTTGGCCTTCGGCTCCTCCTTGCGCAGGAACGCCTCGGCGGCGATCACCGCCTGCTCGGCCAGCAGCCGGGTGTCCTTGAAGACGGTCGAGCTCTGCACGCCGTCGTTGATCAGCTTGACCGAGGCGACCTCGGCGTCCTGGCCGGTCACCACCGGCATCTTCTTGGCGCCGCCGCGGTAGCCGGCGTTCTGGAGCGCGGTGATGATGCCGCGGGACAGGCCGTCGAACGGCGACAGCACGCCGTCGACCTTGCTGCCGTCGTTGTAGCTGGAGGTGAGCAGGTCCTCCATCCGCTTCTGCGCGGTCTCCTGCTGCCAGCGCAGGATGGCGGCCTGCTCGATCTTGGTCTGCCCGGACTTGACCTTCAGCGTCCCGGCGTCGAAGTACGGCTTCAGCGTGTCCATCGCGCCGTTGAAGAAGAACCCGGCGTTGTTGTCGTCGAGCGAGCCGGCGAACAGCTCCACGTTGAACGGGCCGGTGGCGGTGCCCTTGGCGCCGTCCTTGGTGAGCAGGCCGAGCCCGACCAGGAGCGCGTTGGCCTGCGCCACGCCGACCTTGTAGTTGTCGAAGCTGACGTAGAAGCTGACGTTCGGGCTGTTGCGGATGAGCCGGTCGTAGGAGATGACCGGGATCTTCGCCGCCGCGGCGGCCTGGAGCTGGCCGCTGAGCGCGGTGCCGTCGATCGGGGCGATGACCAGCACGTCCGCGCCCTGCGTGATCATCTGGTCGATCTGCTGCGACTGGGTCGGGATGTCGTCCCCGGCGTACTGGAGGTCGACCTTGTAGCCCTTGGCCTGGAGCTTCTCCTTCACCGAGTTGCCGTCGGCGATCCACCGTTCCGAGGTCTGCGTCGGCATCGAGACGCCGATCGTCAGGTCGCCGGGCTTGGCCGAGCTGGTGTCTCCGCCGCCTCCCGCGCCCTCGCCGCTGCAGGCGGCCAGGCTGATCGCGAGCGCGGCACCGCTGAGTGCGGCCAGAAGTCGTCTGCGCACGAGCGTCCTCCCTGTCGTGGCGGTCCCTGTGACACAGGTAACCCTCACGGGGAGTGTTAACGCTCACAAGTTGCCCCGTCAACCAATCGCGCGAAATGCGCATGTCTCTTTCTCGTAACAGAGACGACAGTCCAGGTCGGACGGGACGACGTAGCGGAACACCGCGGAGGCGACGGCGCGCCGCCCCCGCGGTGGCCCGGCTCAGGTCGCGGAGCAGGTGGGCGTCATGCCCGATCCGCTGCCGTTGCCCTGGAACCCGAACTCGGTGCTCTGACCGGCGCCGAGCTGGCCGTTGTAGCTCACGTTCGCGAACCGCACCGTGCCGCTGCTCCCGCTCGCGGTGGCGCTCCAGGTGTTGGTGATGCTCGCGCCGCCCGGCAACGTCATGGTGACGGTCCATCCCCGGGTGCCCGACGAGCCCGCGGTCACCTTCACCGTCGCCACGAACCCACCGGTCCAGGAGTTCAGCGACACCGAGGCCGAACACCCGCCCTGACCCGGCGGCGGGGTGGTCGGGTTGTTCGGCGGCGGGGTCGTGGTCGGCGGCGGGTTGTTGCCGCCGGCGTTCAGCGCGTCGAGCACCGCGTTGTACGCCGCCTTCTTGTTGCCCGCGCAGTCGAACAGCAGCGCGTTGTCCGAGCCGCGCCACGAGTCGCAGTCCCGCACGCCCCAGACCGTGATGCCGGTGCAGCGCGACACCGCCAGGCAGGCGCGGGTCACGGCGGCGTAGATGTTCGCCTGGTTGCCGCCGGTCATCACGTCCAGCTCGGTGATCTGCACCTCGACGCCCAGGTCGGCGAAGCGCTGGAGGTTGGCCTGGTAGTCGCCGGGGATCGTGGTGCCCAGGTGCGACTGGAAGCCGACGCAGTCGATCGGCACGCCGCGCGACTTGAAGTCGCGGACCATGTTGTAGATGCCCGTCGACTTCGCGTTGATGCCGTCGGTGTTGTAGTCGTTGTAGCAGAGCTTCGCGCCCGGATCCGCGGCGCGGGCCGCCCGGAACGCCGCCTCGATCCAGTCGTTGCCGGTGCGCTGCAGGTTCGAGTCGCGGCGCCCGCCGCTGCCGCCGTCGGCGAACGCCTCGTTCACCACGTCCCAGGCGTAGATCTGCCCCCGGAAGTGGGTGGCCACCTGGGTGACGTGGTTGATCGCGGCGTTGCGCAGCGCGCTGCCGGACAGGCCCTGTGCCCACGACGGCTGCTGGGCGTGCCAGAGCAGCGTGTGCCCGCGTACCGACATGCCGTTCGCGCGGGCGTGGCTGACCAACCGGTCGCCGCCGGTGTAGCTGAACCGCCCCTGCTGCGGCTCGGTGGCGTCCCACTTCATCTCGTTCTCGGCCACCACGGAGTTGAACTCGCGGTTCAGCACCGTGGCGTACGTGTTGTCGGACAGCTTGCCGGTGGCGACGGCGGCGCCGAAGTAGCGGCCCTTCTCGGCCGCCGCCGCGCGCAGCGTGGTGCCGGCGCTCGCGGCCGGCGCCAGGGCCACCGCCATCCCGGCGGCGAGCGCGCCGGCCAGGATGCCGGTGGTCAGCAAGGCTCTCTTTCGTCTCATGCGGATTCCTCTTCCGGGGGGTTGCGCGATGGTGGTGGTGCGACTCCCCGACCCCGCGTCCGGTGGCGGATGGTGTCGAGGTACGACCAGCGCGGCTCGCCCGGTGAGCCTTGCGGCGCTCATGCCCTGCCATCGACTGTGAGCGATAACATCCCCCGGCGTCAACCCCTTCGGCTCATCCCGGTCCTACGGGTACACGTCCTCGTGTGCCTTGCGGTAGTCGACGATCTCGCCCAGCCGTCCGGCGGCGGCGTGCGTCACCCAGGCCGGGTTGCCCAGCAGCGCGCGGCCCAGCGCGACCAGGTCGAACTCCCCGTCCGCCAGCCGCGCGGCCAGGCCCGCCACCGACTCCGGGCCGTCCGGGCGCAGGAAGTCCCGCCGCAGCCCGACCGAGCCGACGGTGATCGACGGCAGGCCGGTGAGACGCTTCGCCCAGCCGGCCAGGTTCAGCGGCGAGCCGGGGAACGCCGGCTGCCAGAAGCGGCGCTGCGAGGCGTGCAGCACGTCCGCGCCGGCCTCGGCGAACGCGCCGAGGATCTGCGCCAGCTCGGCCGGGGTCTCGGCGATCCGCGCGTCGAACGCCCGCTCCTTGAACTGGGAGAACCGCACGATCACCGGGTGACGCGCCGGGACCTGCGCGCGGACCGCGCGCACCACCGCCGCCGGGAACGCCGCCCGCCGCTCCGGCGAGCCGCCGAACGCGTCGGTCCGGCGGTTCGTGTACGGCCACAGGAACTCGTCGAGCAGGTAACCGTGCGCCGCGTGGATCTCGATCGCGTCGAACCCGGCCCGCACCGCGACCCCTGCTGCATTCGCGTACGCCGCGAGCAGGGTGTCCACGTCGGCCGCGGTCATCGCGTACGGCGCGGGACGGCCCGGCTCGCGTACCCCCGAGGGGGTCCACGCCGGACGGCCGTCGACCGGTTCGCGCAGGCTGCCCAGGTGCCACAGCTGCGCGGCGATCCGGCCGCCGGCGGCGTGCACGGCCTCGACCACTCCCCGCCAGCCGGCCTCGGCCGCGCCGGCGGTCATCCGGGGCACGGTGTCCTCGTGCCCCGCGCTGGGATGGTCGACCAGCACACCCTCGGTGACGATCAGGCCGATGCCGGCCGCGGCGCGGCGCCGGTAGTAGTCGGCCATCTCCGGCGTCGGCACGCCGCCCGGCGCGCGGTTACGGGTCATCGGCGCCATCACGAAGCGGGACGGCAACGGCAGCCCGGCGACGGTGACGGGTTCCAGCAGCGGCGTCACCGGCGATCCGGTGTCCAGGGTCGCGTTCATGACCCGACGCTAGGAGTTGACACCGGTGTCAAGGGCAAGCGCTCAGGCGGCCGGATCCCGGGTGTCCTCGGTCACTGTCATGTCGGACACCACGTCGTCGAGCACCGCGACGGCGTGCGCGAGCCGTGCCATCTCGGCTGTCATCCGGGTCCGCTCCTCGCGCAGCCGGTCGGTGAGCCACGAGGTGCGGACCTCCGGATCGGTCACGCAGGGCAGCAGCTCGGCCATCCGGCGGCTGCTCAGCCCGGCGTCGAACAGCCGCTGGATGAGCCGGACCCGGTCCACGGCCGACTCGGCGAAGACCCGCTGCCCGCTCGCGGTGCGCACGGCGGCGAGCAGCCCCTGCTGCTCGTAGTACCGGATGGACCGGGCGCTCACCCCGGTCCGCGCCGACAGCTCCCCGATCCGCATCGCGCCTCCCCGCTCGCCGGACCTCCATCATCGAGCATGCCGCGCCGGTCAGGACAGCAGCTCGACGTACCCGTCGGTGCCGTGCACGCGGATCCGCCCACCGTCCGGGATCAGCCGGGTCGCGTCCGGCACCGCCACCACTGCGGGCAGGCCGTACTCACGGGCGATCACCGCGCCGTGCGTCATCAGCCCGCCGACCTCCGTCACCAGGCCCGCGACGGCCACGAACAGCGGCGTCCAGCTCGGGTCGGTGTGTGCGGTGACGAGGATGTCGCCCGGCTCCAGGTCGGCGCCGGCCAGGTCCGCCACGACCCGCGCCCGCCCCTCGACGACGCCGGCCGAGACCGCCAGCCCGGCCAGGGCGCCCGGTGGCACGTCGTCGCGCCGGTACGAGCCGTTCAGCGCCTCGCCGTCGGAGGTGAGCACCCGGGGCGGGGTGAGCGCCCGGTGCGCCCGGAACTCCTCCCGGCGGCTGCGGATCAGCGCGGCGTCCACAGAGCCGGTGGCCGCGACCTCGCGGAACTCGTCGAAGGTGAGGTAGAAGACGTCCTCCGGACCGGCGAGCACACCGGCGCGCACCAGCCGGCGGGCCTCGCCCATCAGCGCCTGCTTGTAGACGGCGTAACGGCTCACGATGTCGTACTTCGGGTACTCCCGGTAGCCGGCGAACGTCCGTACCCGCTCGATCACGGCCTGCGTCTCGGCGGCCCTGCGCTCGCCGTCGGGGAGCGCGCGCAGGCGGTCCAGCACCTCCCGGGCCTTCGCCTCGGCCCGCTCCCGGCCCTGGGCGAAGCGGCGCGCAGCGGCGCCCGGGGCGAAGGTGCGGACGTTGTCCAGGATCAGCGGGACGAGCGTGGCCGGGTGCTCGCTCCACCGTGGCCGGGTGATGTCGATCTCGCCGACGCAGCGCATGCCGTACCGGTCGAGGTAGCCGGCGATGGCGTCGCGCGCCTCGACGCCGCCGGGCAGCTTCGGCAGCTCGTCCAGGAACCCGTCGCCGGCGGCGTCCCGCAGGAACGCCACCACCTCTGGGTACGCGCGGACCACGTCCGCCACGTCGAGCAGCGCCAGGCCCATCTCGGCGGTGACGTTGCCGGGCGCGGAGAGCGTGAGCGTGTCGGCGGCGTCGCGTTCGCCGAGCCACTCCCCCAGCTTGTCGTTGAGCCACCAGGTGGCCTGCATTCCCGCCATGATCACCTGGGCGCTCACCGGATCGGTGAGCACCCGCTTGTGCTCGGCGAACGCCTCGACCAGGAAGTCGAACAGCTCGGGTCCGGAGCGGCCGCGGACGTCGCGGCGCAGGGCGGCGAGAGACTCCCGGCTGCGTTCGACGAGCGTGGTGACGATCGCCGGGTCGGTGTCGATCGAGGGCGGCGGGCCGCCCACGGGCGGGCCGGCCGGGGCCGGGTCCGGCGCGGCCGGTACGACGTCCCGGGCGAGGACCGTGTCCAGCGCGTCCCGGGTGAGCGGGTCGGCCCGGCCGATCATGCCCAGGAACGCGGTACGACCCGCCGGGGTGGACAGGTGCGGCGTGGCGTCGACGAACAGCCGCCCACCCGCCTCGTGCATCGGCGCCATGGCGGTCAGCCGCCACATCGACAGGCCCAGCGGCTTCATCGCGTCGGTCATCATCTGTTGGTGGCCGACCGACAGGTAGACGTGGAACCGCCCGTCGGCGGCCGCCGGCACCGGGAACAGCGTGGTGATCGGCCGGCTCTGGAGGATGTGGATGTCGTCGCCGGTCAGGGCCCACTCGATGTCCTGCGGGCACCCGAAGCGCGCCTCGATCCGCCGTCCCAGCGCGGCGAGGCGTACCGCCTGCGCGTCGGTCAGCGCGGGCTGGGCCTGCCGCGCCGGGTCGACTGGCGTCTCCCGGGTGCCGCCGCCGGGCACCGCGTGCACCGCCCGCGCCTTCGCGCCGATCGTCCGGCCGGCCACCGCGCCGTCGCGCACCGTGAAGACGTCCGGGTTCACCAGGCCGGAGACCAGGGCCTCACCGAGACCGAAGCCGGCCTCCACCGAGACCACCGTCCGGTTCCCGGTCACCGGGTCGGCGGTGAACATGATCCCGGCCGCGTCCGGGACGACCATCAGCTGCACCACCACGGCCATGTCCACGGCACGGTCGTCGATGCCGTGGCGCCGCCGGTAGGTCACCCCCCGGTCGGTGAACAGCGAGGCCCAGCAGCGGCTCACGTGCCGCAGCACCTCGGCCGTGCCGACCACGTTCAGGTAGGTGTCCTGCTGGCCCGCGAACGAGGCGGTCGGCAGGTCCTCGGCGGTCGCGCTCGACCGCACGGCGTACGCGGCGTCCGCGCCGAGCCCGGCCAGCGCGGCGGTGACCGCCGCCGCGACGTCGCCCGGTAGCGCGGTCCGCTCGACGACGCGACGCACCTCGGCTGCGGCCGTCCGGAGCGCCGCCGGGTCGTCCGCGTCCGCGCGGGCGAGCCGGTCCAGCGGGCCGGCCAGCGACGGCGTCCGCGCCACCAGCCGGAAGGCGTCGGTGGTGACGCAGAAACCCGGGGGTACGCGCACCCCGTCGATCCGCGTCAACGCCCCCAGGTGCGCGCCCTTGCCGCCGACCGCGGCGATCCGCGTCTCGTCGACCTCGTGCAGTTGCCACACGTACCGTCCGGTCATGCCGTGCCCCCGTTTTCGCAGCTCGACCCGCATCGGCCGCTGATTCTGCGGCATCACCGGGGCCTTGCGGCAAGACCCGGGGTGCGATATACGTTGATAGTGGCGAGGAGAGGTGTCTCCTTGCCTTTCGTTTTGCCGCACCACGAACCCCTTCCCTGACCCGCTGCCGTCACGTGAGTCAGATCTCCCCGCCCCGGGTGGAGTGCCGGGGGCGCGACGGGGCAAGAAGCGACCACGAGGCCGCGACGCGGCCCGGACGAGCGGGACCGGACGGGGTGGGGGAGACTCGGGCGATGAGCGGCGCTGACACCGACCCGCGTACGCGTGCCGACGTCTTCGCCGTGGACGCGGAGATCGGGCCGGACCTGGCGCGGATCGACTGGTCGGCGCACCCCCTGGGCCCGCCGGACACCTGGCCGCAGAGCCTGCGGACCGCGGTGCGGATCCTGCTGTCCTCCCGGTTCCCGATGTGGATGGCCTGGGGGCCGCAGCTCAGTTTCTTCTGTAACGCCGCCTACCGGCGGGACACGCTCGGCCGCAAGTACCCGTGGGCGCTGGGGCTGCCGGCGAACGAGGTATGGGCGGAGATCTGGGACGACATCGGCCCTCGTGTCGACACCGTGCTGCGCACCGGCGAGGCGACCTGGGACGAGGGCCTGCTGCTGTTCCTGGAGCGCGCCGGCTACCGGGAGGAGACGTACCACACGTTCTCCTACAGCCCGCTGCGCGCCGACGACGGCAGCCTGGTCGGGATGCTCTGTGTGGTCAGCGAGGACACCGAGCGGGTCATCGGCGAACGGCGGATGGCCACGCTGCGCGACCTCGGCTCGGACCCGAGCGTCATCCGCACCGAACAGGAGACGCTCGCGTTCGTCAGCCGCCAGCTGGCCCGCAACCCGCAGGACCTGCCGTTCACGCTCACCTACCTGTACGACGACGACGGCGGCGCCCGGCTGGTGGAGGCGACCGGGCTGGCGGCGGGCCATCCGGCGGCCCCCGCCACGCTGTCCCCCGGCGACCCGGCCGCGCCGTGGCCGGCCGGCGCCCTCACCGAGGGCGAGTCGGTGCGGGTCGCGCTCGACGGCCCCGCCTTCACGGACCTGCCCGCCGGTGTCTGGCCCGCCGCGCCGGCCGAGGCGCTCCTGGTGCCGCTGCGCCAGCAGGGCGGAGCGCCGTACGGGTTCCTGGTCGCCGGGCTGAACCGCTACCGGGCGCTGGACGACGGGTACCGCGGCTTCGTCGAGCTGACCGCCGGGCATCTGGCCACCGGGATCGCCAGCGCCCGCAGCTACCAGGCGCAGCAGCGGCGCGCCGAGGAACTCGCCGAGCTGGACCGCGCGAAGACCGCGTTCTTCTCCAACATCAGTCACGAGTTCCGCACCCCGCTCACCTTGATCATGGGACCGCTGGACGAGTTGCGCGGCCGGTTGCAGGGCGCCGACGAGCAGGTCCGCACCGAGCTGGACGTCATCCGCCGCAACGGGCTGCGCCTGGGCAAGCTGGTCAACAGCCTGCTCGACTTCTCCCGCATCGAGGCCGGGCGGATGCAGGCCCGCTACGAGCCGGTGGACCTGGCCGCGGTGACCGCCGACCTGGCGAGCGTCTTCCGGTCGGCTATCGAACGGGCCGGTTTGTCCTTCGAGGTCGACTGCCCGCCCCTGCCCGAGCCGGTGCACCTGGACCGCGGCATGTGGGAGAAGGTGGTGCTGAACCTGCTCAGCAACGCGCTGAAGTTCACCTTCGACGGCACGATCCGGGTGGAGCTGCGCGCCGATGGCGACGCGGCGGTGCTGCGGATCTCCGACACCGGCATCGGCGTACCCGCCGACGAGATGCCGCGCCTGTTCGAGCGGTTCCACCGCATCGAGAACGCCCGCTCCCGTTCCGACGAGGGCAGCGGCATCGGCCTGGCCCTGGTCCAGGAGCTGGTCACGCTGCACGGCGGCGACATCGACGCGTCCAGCGCGGTGGGCCGGGGCACCACCTTCACGATCCGGCTGCCGTTCGGCACCGCCCACCTGCCCGCCGACGCGCTCGCCCCGGCGGGCACCGGCCGGGCGCCGGTGTCGGCCGAGCCGTTCGTGCAGGAGGCGCTGCGCTGGCTGCCCGCCGACCCGGGCGCCGCCGTCGGCGAGGGCGACCCGGCCGAGGGGCCGGTCCAGCCGCTGCCCGGTGGGGCGCCGGCCCGGGTCCTGGTGGCCGACGACAACGCCGACATGCGGGAGTACCTCACCCGGCTGCTGCGCTCGGCCGGACACGAGGTGCGGGCCGTCGCCGACGGGCGGGCCGCGCTGGACGCCGCCCGCGCGCACACCCCCGACCTGGTGGTCAGCGACGTGATGATGCCCCGGCTCGACGGCCTGCAACTGGTGGCCGCGCTGCGCGCCGACCAGCGTACGGCCGGCACTCCGGTGCTGCTGCTGTCCGCCCGCGCCGGTCAGGAGGCCTCGATCGAGGGGTTGGAGGCCGGCGCCGACGACTACCTGGTCAAGCCGTTCCCGGCCGCCGAGCTGCTGGCCCGGGTACGCGCGAACGTGGAGCTGGCCCGGCTGCGCAACCACCACGCCCGCTGGCGTACCGCGCTCGTCGACTCGTTGCAGGAGGCGTTCTTCGTCTGCGACGAGGACGGCGCGGTGGTCGAGATCAACGCGGCGTTCACCGGCATCCTCGGGTACGGAACCGAGGACCTGCCCTACCCCGCGGTGCACCCGTGGTGGCCGGACCGGGAGGCCGAGCCCGAGGCGCACCGCCAGGTGGCAGAGGCGTTCTCGAGACTCGTGGGGCAGACCCGTGGCACGTACACCGTGCCGGTGACCCACCGCGACGGGCACCGGATCTGGATCTCGGCCGCGTTCAACCAGGTCGACGACCCGGACAGCGGCCGCCGGATGATCGTCGGCACGTTCCGCGACGTCACCGCCGAGCACTACGCCGTGCAGCGGGAGACCGCCCTGGCCGGGCTCAGCATGCGGCTGTCGCAGGCCGACGACCTCACCGACGCGCTGCACGGGGTGCTGGACGAGCTGCGCAAGCTGTGGCGGGCGGCCGGCGTGCTCACCGCCGTCTTCCGCGACCTGCCCGCCCCCGAGGTGACCGCCACCGATCCGGCGGCCCGGTGGGAGACGTTACCGCAGGAGCGCCGGCAGGCGTTGCTCGCGCTGCGGGACACCCCGCTGCTGACCCCGGTGGCGACGCGTACGCACGGCGCCGGCATCGCCGTCGAGCATCCGCACGGCACCATGGCGCTCTGGATCGACCTGGGCGAGAAGCGGCCCTTCACCGAGCAGGACCAGACGCTGCTGGCGCTGCTGGCCGGCCACATCGGGCAGGGGCTGCACCGGGTGCACCAGATCGACCAGCAGCGGGAGACCGCGCTGGCCCTGCAACGGGCGATCCTCGGCCCGGCGCAGCTCCCCGCCGGTTTCGCGGTGCGGTACTCCCCCGCCGCGATGCCGCTCAAGGTCGGCGGCGACTGGTACGACACCGTCGAGCTGCCGGACGGGCGCATCGGCATCGTGGTCGGCGACTGCGTGGGACACGGCCTTCAGGCCGCGACGGTGATGGGTCAGCTGCGCAGCGCCTGCCGTGCCCTGCTGTTGCAGGACCCGAGCCCGGCCCGGACGCTCGTGGCGCTGGACCGGTTCGCCGCGCTGCTGCCGGGGGCGTCCTGCGCCACCGTCTTCTGTGGCGTCCTCGACCCGGCCACCGGCCTGATGCGCTACTCCAGCGCCGGTCACCCACCGGCCATCGTGGTCCGCGCCGACGGCACTCCCGAACTGCTGCAGCACGGCCGGTCCCGGCCGCTGGCCGTACGCCCCGGGCAGGAACGTCCCGAGGCGGAGGCGACGGTCCCGCCGCGCGCCACCCTGATGCTCTACACCGACGGCCTGGTGGAACGCCGCCGCCAGCCGATCACCGCCGGCATCGCCCGCGCCACCGACGCCATCCAGCAGGGCCACCACGCGCCGGTCGAGGTGCTGGCGACCGAGATCATGGACCGGCTCACCCCGGACGGCGGCTACCACGACGACGTGGCCCTGCTGCTCTACCGTCACCCCGGGCCGCTGGAACTGGAGTTCCCGGCCGAGTCGACGCGCCTGGCCGAGGTCCGCACCGCGCTGCGGGGATGGCTGGACCGCTGCGGGCTGGCCCCGGCCCACGCGTACAACATCCTGGTGGCGGCCGGGGAGGCGTGCGCCAACGCGATCGAGCACGGGCACCGCGACAACCCGGGCGGCCGGATCCGGCTGCGCGCCGCCGCCACCGCCGGCGCCCTGCGCCTGAGCGTCAC
It includes:
- a CDS encoding SpoIIE family protein phosphatase, with product MSGADTDPRTRADVFAVDAEIGPDLARIDWSAHPLGPPDTWPQSLRTAVRILLSSRFPMWMAWGPQLSFFCNAAYRRDTLGRKYPWALGLPANEVWAEIWDDIGPRVDTVLRTGEATWDEGLLLFLERAGYREETYHTFSYSPLRADDGSLVGMLCVVSEDTERVIGERRMATLRDLGSDPSVIRTEQETLAFVSRQLARNPQDLPFTLTYLYDDDGGARLVEATGLAAGHPAAPATLSPGDPAAPWPAGALTEGESVRVALDGPAFTDLPAGVWPAAPAEALLVPLRQQGGAPYGFLVAGLNRYRALDDGYRGFVELTAGHLATGIASARSYQAQQRRAEELAELDRAKTAFFSNISHEFRTPLTLIMGPLDELRGRLQGADEQVRTELDVIRRNGLRLGKLVNSLLDFSRIEAGRMQARYEPVDLAAVTADLASVFRSAIERAGLSFEVDCPPLPEPVHLDRGMWEKVVLNLLSNALKFTFDGTIRVELRADGDAAVLRISDTGIGVPADEMPRLFERFHRIENARSRSDEGSGIGLALVQELVTLHGGDIDASSAVGRGTTFTIRLPFGTAHLPADALAPAGTGRAPVSAEPFVQEALRWLPADPGAAVGEGDPAEGPVQPLPGGAPARVLVADDNADMREYLTRLLRSAGHEVRAVADGRAALDAARAHTPDLVVSDVMMPRLDGLQLVAALRADQRTAGTPVLLLSARAGQEASIEGLEAGADDYLVKPFPAAELLARVRANVELARLRNHHARWRTALVDSLQEAFFVCDEDGAVVEINAAFTGILGYGTEDLPYPAVHPWWPDREAEPEAHRQVAEAFSRLVGQTRGTYTVPVTHRDGHRIWISAAFNQVDDPDSGRRMIVGTFRDVTAEHYAVQRETALAGLSMRLSQADDLTDALHGVLDELRKLWRAAGVLTAVFRDLPAPEVTATDPAARWETLPQERRQALLALRDTPLLTPVATRTHGAGIAVEHPHGTMALWIDLGEKRPFTEQDQTLLALLAGHIGQGLHRVHQIDQQRETALALQRAILGPAQLPAGFAVRYSPAAMPLKVGGDWYDTVELPDGRIGIVVGDCVGHGLQAATVMGQLRSACRALLLQDPSPARTLVALDRFAALLPGASCATVFCGVLDPATGLMRYSSAGHPPAIVVRADGTPELLQHGRSRPLAVRPGQERPEAEATVPPRATLMLYTDGLVERRRQPITAGIARATDAIQQGHHAPVEVLATEIMDRLTPDGGYHDDVALLLYRHPGPLELEFPAESTRLAEVRTALRGWLDRCGLAPAHAYNILVAAGEACANAIEHGHRDNPGGRIRLRAAATAGALRLSVTDSGHWRDRDQPPDPHRGRGLVLMRALMDNISVTPGATGTTVDMQARITP